From a single Intestinibaculum porci genomic region:
- a CDS encoding DDE-type integrase/transposase/recombinase yields the protein MIKDKMIDIVKTFGFVPGRRTFCALFTRMHFNINGQPVGEKKVTRLMQELNLFPNLRHKDAYKGQATYNHPYYNVNDYVKRYFRQDPRKVILTDITYISYNGNKNISYLCVFKDAFTNEILGWHISKRMDVTLVERAYCMMMDLHEKEIEKACKYMKENGKKPYVYIHSDNGSQYLSTEFREILEDDGFIQSVSRRGNSLDNAPMESFFWKNEIYSK from the coding sequence ATGATAAAGGATAAGATGATTGATATCGTCAAAACCTTTGGCTTCGTGCCTGGGCGAAGAACATTCTGTGCTCTTTTTACTCGCATGCATTTTAATATCAATGGTCAGCCGGTTGGTGAAAAAAAAGTAACGCGTCTGATGCAGGAATTGAATTTGTTCCCCAACCTACGCCATAAGGATGCCTACAAGGGACAGGCAACATACAACCATCCTTATTATAACGTTAACGATTACGTAAAAAGATACTTCAGACAAGACCCGCGCAAGGTTATTCTCACTGATATCACTTATATTTCCTATAACGGCAATAAAAACATCTCTTATCTATGCGTATTTAAGGACGCATTTACCAATGAAATTCTTGGATGGCATATTTCTAAAAGAATGGACGTTACCCTCGTTGAAAGAGCTTATTGCATGATGATGGATCTTCATGAAAAGGAAATTGAGAAGGCATGCAAATACATGAAGGAAAATGGAAAAAAGCCTTATGTCTATATTCATTCAGACAACGGCTCTCAATACCTTTCCACCGAATTCAGAGAAATTCTAGAAGATGACGGCTTCATTCAGTCAGTATCCAGACGCGGAAACAGCCTCGATAATGCGCCAATGGAAAGCTTTTTTTGGAAGAATGAAATCTATTCTAAATGA
- a CDS encoding GntP family permease produces the protein MAQFTTLGALIGLALSIILIIKKFHPAYSLMLGALVGGLLGSMNLDLTVNTMMTGAASMMTSVLRILTSGILAGALIKTGSAEKIAEVIVHKLGRSRALFAIALSTMIICAVGVFVDISVITVAPIALAIGREAGYNKESLLLAMIGGGKAGNIISPNPNTIAVSEAFKVDLTALMIKNILPAIGALIVTVLLAKLLSRRQGLLVNEEDVDLPGRALPSFIQAIAGPIVVILLLSLRSINVTVDPMIALPVGGLVCTLVTGHIRNLVILANMV, from the coding sequence ATGGCTCAATTTACAACGTTAGGAGCACTGATTGGCTTAGCGCTCTCAATTATTCTTATTATTAAAAAATTCCATCCTGCCTACTCCCTTATGTTAGGAGCTTTAGTGGGCGGTTTGCTGGGCTCGATGAATCTTGATTTAACCGTCAATACAATGATGACCGGCGCAGCAAGTATGATGACCTCCGTCTTACGTATTTTAACTTCCGGCATTTTAGCAGGGGCTCTCATTAAAACCGGCTCTGCCGAAAAGATCGCCGAAGTGATTGTTCATAAACTGGGGCGTTCACGTGCTTTATTTGCGATTGCTTTATCGACAATGATTATCTGCGCGGTTGGCGTGTTTGTGGATATTTCCGTTATTACGGTCGCCCCGATCGCTTTAGCGATTGGCCGTGAAGCGGGCTATAATAAAGAAAGTCTTTTATTGGCGATGATTGGCGGCGGAAAAGCTGGCAATATTATTTCTCCAAATCCTAATACCATCGCCGTTTCAGAAGCGTTTAAAGTAGATTTAACTGCGTTAATGATCAAAAATATCTTACCAGCGATCGGTGCTTTGATCGTGACAGTTCTTTTAGCAAAGCTGTTATCACGACGCCAAGGCTTATTGGTCAATGAAGAAGATGTCGATTTACCAGGGCGCGCTTTGCCTTCCTTTATTCAGGCAATTGCCGGGCCAATCGTGGTGATTCTTTTACTCTCGTTAAGAAGTATCAATGTTACAGTTGATCCGATGATTGCCTTGCCGGTAGGTGGGTTGGTCTGCACGTTAGTGACTGGCCATATTCGCAATTTGGTGATTTTAGCGAATATGGTTTAG
- a CDS encoding glycerate kinase family protein produces the protein MKVVTAIDSFKGSLTSLEAGHGVETGFKRVDSAIEVNVRPLADGGEGTVDALTEGMHGDKVYVQVTGPLGDKVNCPYGIIAESQTAIIEMSGAAGITLIPRNQLDPMKATTYGVGEVIKDAIKRGCRRFLIGIGGSATNDGGVGMLMALGYDFLDAQGQPIALGAQGLKDLDHIETSHVLPALQECSFKIACDVTNPLCGAQGASAIYGPQKGATSAQVLEMDGWLAHYAKCAQALDDTIDATYPGTGAAGGLGFAFKSFLQGELVSGISMVLEETKLEDAIKEADLVITGEGRLDGQTAMGKAPIGVAQLAKKYDKPVIAFAGCVTKDATLCNKHGIDAFFPIMRKATTLDEAMNHDNALNNLADTAEQVMRLIMMKGTK, from the coding sequence ATGAAAGTAGTAACAGCGATTGATTCTTTTAAAGGATCCTTAACATCTCTTGAAGCTGGACATGGCGTAGAAACTGGATTTAAACGCGTTGATTCAGCGATTGAAGTCAATGTGCGCCCTTTAGCGGATGGCGGGGAAGGTACTGTTGACGCATTAACCGAAGGCATGCACGGTGATAAAGTTTATGTCCAGGTGACGGGGCCATTAGGGGATAAAGTCAACTGCCCTTATGGCATTATTGCGGAAAGTCAGACAGCAATTATTGAAATGAGCGGCGCAGCGGGCATTACTTTGATTCCGCGTAATCAGTTAGACCCAATGAAAGCCACCACTTATGGGGTCGGCGAAGTGATTAAAGATGCCATTAAACGCGGCTGTCGTCGTTTCCTCATCGGCATTGGCGGCTCAGCCACAAATGATGGCGGTGTCGGCATGTTAATGGCATTAGGGTATGATTTTTTAGATGCTCAGGGGCAGCCTATAGCTTTAGGCGCGCAAGGGCTTAAAGATTTAGATCATATTGAAACATCCCATGTTTTACCAGCATTACAGGAATGCAGTTTTAAGATTGCCTGCGATGTAACAAATCCGCTCTGTGGAGCGCAGGGGGCAAGTGCCATCTATGGACCACAGAAAGGGGCCACTTCCGCTCAGGTCTTAGAAATGGATGGCTGGTTAGCGCATTATGCGAAATGCGCGCAAGCATTAGATGATACGATTGATGCCACATATCCTGGTACTGGGGCAGCTGGCGGTCTGGGCTTTGCTTTTAAAAGCTTTTTACAGGGAGAGTTAGTTTCAGGTATTTCCATGGTTTTAGAAGAAACAAAATTAGAAGATGCGATTAAAGAAGCGGATCTTGTCATTACTGGTGAAGGCCGCTTAGATGGGCAGACAGCGATGGGAAAAGCACCGATTGGTGTTGCCCAGTTAGCAAAGAAATATGACAAACCAGTGATCGCTTTTGCCGGCTGTGTCACTAAAGATGCGACTCTTTGCAATAAGCATGGCATTGATGCCTTTTTCCCGATTATGCGTAAAGCGACGACTTTAGATGAAGCGATGAATCATGACAACGCCCTTAATAATTTAGCGGATACCGCGGAACAAGTCATGCGATTAATCATGATGAAAGGAACAAAATAA
- a CDS encoding CdaR family transcriptional regulator: MAISHTLSQQIIDTIHDVCGYNINFINTQGMISASTNPKRIGTYHEIGHQVALTGKTLEVGLDDNFNGAREGINIPIFYHQQIIAVVGITAPPEEARRYAHLAERITALLLHEQELSQVNRSLDLQKRYLIRALTTGEVDNREYFEDSLKHFHLDHEKRYRIMTFLFSQDVNISRMESSLQSLCQRFNQEVYAYMYPKSFIVCIEDDVYAKQLSVMQTFIKQNPALKCGIGQARMLKDAAISYQGSLTALAAIKETQWLCFDDLTIEILLSSLEEAPKKAYKQKILSPLKEEDCAFLRVYYDQQMSLTKTAKALYLHKNTIQQRLNTIASKTHLNPRHFEDAVLFYLALRI; encoded by the coding sequence ATGGCAATTTCACATACCTTATCCCAGCAGATTATCGATACTATTCACGATGTCTGCGGCTACAATATTAACTTCATTAATACTCAGGGCATGATTAGTGCTTCCACCAATCCTAAACGGATTGGCACTTACCACGAAATTGGTCATCAGGTCGCTTTAACCGGTAAAACCTTAGAAGTAGGCTTAGACGATAATTTCAACGGGGCCCGGGAAGGGATCAATATTCCCATCTTTTATCACCAGCAAATCATTGCCGTCGTCGGTATTACTGCTCCGCCCGAAGAAGCCCGCCGCTATGCGCATCTCGCTGAGCGCATCACCGCGCTGCTTTTACATGAGCAGGAATTATCGCAGGTCAATCGTTCCCTCGATTTACAAAAGCGTTACCTCATTCGCGCTCTTACGACTGGTGAAGTTGATAATCGCGAGTACTTTGAAGACAGCCTCAAACATTTCCATCTTGATCATGAGAAACGTTATCGCATCATGACATTTCTCTTTTCTCAGGATGTCAATATTTCCCGAATGGAAAGCAGCCTGCAGTCTTTATGTCAGCGATTCAATCAAGAAGTGTATGCTTATATGTATCCGAAAAGCTTTATTGTCTGTATTGAGGATGACGTATATGCAAAACAGTTATCCGTAATGCAAACTTTCATCAAACAAAATCCCGCTTTAAAATGCGGAATTGGACAAGCAAGAATGTTAAAAGATGCGGCCATTTCTTACCAAGGCAGCTTAACCGCATTAGCTGCCATCAAAGAAACCCAATGGCTTTGTTTTGATGATTTAACGATTGAAATCTTATTAAGCTCGCTAGAAGAAGCCCCGAAAAAAGCATATAAACAAAAAATCCTCTCCCCTTTAAAGGAAGAAGATTGTGCATTTTTAAGAGTTTATTATGATCAGCAGATGTCTTTAACGAAGACCGCGAAAGCCCTCTATCTCCATAAAAACACCATCCAGCAAAGACTCAATACAATCGCTTCTAAAACCCATTTGAATCCCCGTCATTTTGAAGATGCCGTCTTATTCTACTTAGCTTTACGCATTTAA
- a CDS encoding ferritin — protein MLNEKVSTLINEQINKEFYSAYLYLEFANYYYDQGLDGFGHWYDIQAQEERDHALLMRTYLQNNGHRVTFDVIDKPEATLNSLEDPLTQGLAHEEYVTSLINKIYKAAKDVDDFRTMQCFDWFVKEQGEEEKTADDLLKKFKLFGNDPKGLYALNQELLARVYTAPSLVL, from the coding sequence ATGTTAAATGAAAAAGTCAGTACTTTGATTAATGAACAGATCAATAAGGAGTTTTACTCAGCTTATCTGTACTTAGAATTTGCGAACTACTATTATGATCAGGGCTTAGATGGTTTTGGCCACTGGTATGATATTCAGGCGCAGGAAGAAAGAGATCATGCTTTGTTAATGAGAACATATTTACAAAACAATGGTCATCGTGTAACCTTTGATGTCATTGACAAACCAGAAGCGACGCTTAATAGCTTAGAAGATCCTCTTACCCAGGGCTTAGCCCATGAAGAGTATGTCACTAGTCTGATTAATAAGATTTATAAAGCAGCGAAAGATGTTGATGATTTCAGAACGATGCAGTGCTTTGACTGGTTCGTCAAAGAACAGGGGGAAGAAGAAAAGACAGCGGATGATCTGCTCAAGAAGTTCAAACTCTTTGGCAATGATCCTAAAGGCCTTTATGCATTAAATCAGGAATTATTAGCGCGTGTTTACACCGCTCCATCATTAGTATTATAA
- a CDS encoding 5-formyltetrahydrofolate cyclo-ligase, whose protein sequence is MDKKQARKAMIQKRFSLDEETFLAFSASIRQTLEETEAFQKAHKIAIYVSYKHEVDTRELMKRHFSDKDFYVPRIDQDDRMRFYHIHSFDDLAPGFFGVDEPMTNEELDEPDLIIVPLLLFDEKRNRVGYGKGYYDYYMKESKALKVGVAYSFQQVETTEPHPLDVPLDLIITEKGII, encoded by the coding sequence TTGGATAAAAAACAGGCACGTAAAGCCATGATTCAGAAACGTTTCTCCTTAGATGAAGAAACGTTTCTTGCTTTTAGTGCATCCATTCGTCAGACTTTAGAAGAGACCGAAGCCTTTCAAAAGGCGCACAAAATCGCTATTTATGTCAGCTATAAACATGAAGTTGATACCAGAGAACTGATGAAGCGTCATTTTTCTGATAAAGACTTCTATGTGCCGCGCATTGATCAGGATGATCGTATGCGTTTTTATCATATTCATTCTTTTGATGATTTAGCACCAGGCTTCTTTGGGGTTGATGAACCAATGACCAATGAAGAATTAGATGAACCTGATTTGATTATAGTGCCTTTATTACTCTTTGATGAAAAGCGCAATCGCGTGGGGTATGGTAAAGGGTATTATGATTATTATATGAAAGAAAGCAAAGCCCTTAAGGTGGGCGTAGCTTACAGTTTCCAGCAAGTGGAAACGACTGAGCCGCATCCTTTAGATGTGCCATTAGATTTGATTATTACAGAAAAGGGAATTATTTGA
- the sufB gene encoding Fe-S cluster assembly protein SufB — protein MAVDKTKYDDISSDNSADFIDEEVAVFKTPKGLNEETVREISKIKGEPDWMLAYRLKSLKCFLEKPMPTWGVDLSDMDFDEYTYYLKPSDHTTDKWEEVPETIKNTFNKLGIPEAEQKFLAGASAQYESEVVYHNMLEEVREKGVIFLDIDSGLREYPEIFKKYFDTVIPYNDNKFSALNGAVWSGGSFIYVPPGVTLEKPLQSYFRINSERMAQFERTLIIVDHDSHIHYVEGCTAPSYSKDSLHAGVVEIVVGENASCRYTTIQNWSKNIYNLVTQRAKVAAHGSMEWVDGNIGSKVTMKYPCCVLAGEGAKGSVITIAVGDKGQIIDSGAKMIHLAPHTSSQIISKSIARNGGHADFRDLVRMNRKAFNAKSKVECDTLILDEQSASNTIPNNVMLNNESTIEHEATVSKVSEDQLFYLMSRGLTKEQATEMIVMGFIEPFSRELPMEYAVELNQLLKLDMSDSVG, from the coding sequence ATGGCTGTAGATAAGACCAAATATGATGATATCTCCTCAGATAACAGTGCTGACTTCATTGACGAAGAAGTAGCAGTGTTTAAAACGCCAAAAGGGTTAAATGAAGAAACAGTGAGAGAGATCTCCAAAATCAAAGGAGAACCAGACTGGATGTTAGCATACCGTCTGAAATCATTAAAATGTTTCTTGGAAAAACCAATGCCAACCTGGGGCGTTGATTTATCGGATATGGATTTCGATGAATATACGTATTATCTCAAACCGAGTGATCATACGACTGATAAATGGGAGGAAGTCCCAGAAACTATCAAAAATACTTTTAATAAATTAGGGATTCCCGAAGCGGAACAGAAGTTCTTAGCCGGGGCGAGTGCGCAGTACGAATCAGAAGTGGTTTACCACAATATGTTAGAGGAAGTGCGTGAAAAAGGCGTCATTTTCTTAGATATTGATTCTGGTTTAAGAGAATATCCGGAAATCTTTAAAAAGTATTTTGATACGGTTATTCCTTACAATGACAACAAGTTCTCCGCTTTAAACGGGGCAGTCTGGTCAGGCGGTTCATTTATTTATGTACCCCCTGGAGTGACTTTAGAAAAGCCATTACAGTCATATTTCCGTATCAATAGTGAACGTATGGCCCAGTTTGAACGTACCTTGATCATCGTTGATCACGATTCCCATATTCATTATGTTGAAGGCTGTACAGCACCAAGCTATTCGAAAGATTCGCTGCATGCCGGGGTTGTGGAAATTGTCGTTGGCGAAAATGCCAGCTGCCGTTATACCACAATTCAGAACTGGTCTAAGAATATTTACAACTTAGTCACGCAGCGTGCAAAAGTTGCAGCGCACGGCTCAATGGAATGGGTCGATGGGAATATCGGTTCAAAAGTGACAATGAAATATCCTTGTTGCGTATTAGCTGGCGAAGGCGCTAAAGGCTCTGTTATTACGATTGCCGTTGGGGATAAAGGGCAGATCATTGACTCGGGCGCTAAGATGATTCACTTAGCACCACATACATCAAGTCAGATCATTTCGAAGTCCATTGCCCGTAATGGCGGTCATGCGGACTTCCGTGATTTGGTGCGGATGAATCGGAAAGCATTCAATGCTAAATCTAAAGTTGAATGTGATACCCTCATTCTTGACGAACAAAGTGCCTCTAATACAATACCTAATAATGTCATGCTCAATAATGAATCAACGATTGAACATGAGGCAACGGTTTCTAAAGTTTCTGAAGATCAGCTCTTCTATTTAATGTCTCGCGGTTTGACTAAAGAGCAAGCGACCGAAATGATCGTGATGGGCTTTATTGAACCTTTCTCACGAGAATTACCAATGGAATATGCGGTCGAATTAAATCAGCTCTTAAAGCTGGATATGAGTGACTCCGTTGGATAA
- the sufU gene encoding Fe-S cluster assembly sulfur transfer protein SufU, with protein sequence MRSLDNPLILREIIMDHYENPRNHGIKDDPAYIKTNMNSETCIDNIDVEAKFNGDVIDDVRFDGEACAISTASTSIMTELVKGKTTEEARDLMKNYMNMIFEKDYDEDKLEEAIAFKNTHKQANRIKCATIGWNALEKLLEEHEKEGK encoded by the coding sequence ATGCGTTCTTTGGATAATCCGCTGATTTTAAGAGAAATCATTATGGATCATTATGAAAATCCACGTAATCATGGCATCAAAGATGATCCTGCTTATATCAAAACAAACATGAACTCCGAAACGTGTATTGATAACATCGATGTTGAAGCAAAATTCAATGGCGATGTTATTGATGATGTCCGTTTTGACGGGGAAGCTTGTGCGATTTCCACTGCTTCCACTTCGATCATGACGGAACTCGTCAAAGGCAAAACGACAGAGGAAGCGCGTGATTTGATGAAAAACTATATGAACATGATCTTTGAAAAAGATTATGATGAAGATAAGCTTGAAGAAGCGATTGCGTTTAAAAATACGCATAAACAGGCTAATCGTATCAAATGTGCGACAATTGGCTGGAATGCTTTAGAAAAGCTTTTAGAAGAACATGAGAAGGAGGGGAAATAA
- a CDS encoding aminotransferase class V-fold PLP-dependent enzyme has protein sequence MIDVEKIRQDFPMFKNHVKMHDHDLVYLDNNATTLKPQCVADAVYGYLTEYTSNAERGDYDLSHIVDTKFEGAREDVRRFIGAKDKRELIFTAGSTDSLNMVAYGYALHHLKEGDEILLSLAEHASNTLPWFDVAKMTGAKIKYIDLDEKGAITIENVKKAITDKTKIIALAIVTNVMGYVIPIHEITALAHKQNIVVVCDGAQSVPHIKTDVVADDIDFLAFSGHKMCGPTGIGVLYGKMALLEDMKPVRYGGGSNARYEADGELSLKSIPYRFESGTPNIEGVIGLGAAACYLESIGIENIHAYEIELRKYAIEKLKQVDKVELYNPEATGAIAMNIKGVFSQDASSLFNTYGIAVRAGNHCAKILKDFLHVNATVRASLYFYNTKEDIDTFVEVCKKGDDFLDAFFG, from the coding sequence ATGATCGATGTTGAAAAAATTCGTCAGGATTTCCCAATGTTTAAAAATCATGTGAAGATGCATGATCATGATCTGGTCTATCTTGACAACAATGCCACAACCCTAAAACCACAGTGTGTAGCGGATGCCGTTTATGGCTATTTAACTGAATATACATCTAATGCCGAACGTGGCGATTATGATTTATCACATATCGTCGATACCAAATTCGAAGGGGCACGTGAAGATGTTCGTCGTTTCATCGGCGCAAAGGATAAACGTGAATTGATCTTTACAGCTGGTTCAACCGACAGTTTAAATATGGTTGCTTACGGCTATGCTTTACATCACTTAAAAGAAGGCGATGAAATTCTTTTATCGCTGGCTGAACATGCCTCTAATACTTTGCCTTGGTTTGATGTGGCGAAGATGACTGGCGCTAAAATCAAATATATTGATTTAGATGAAAAAGGCGCAATAACCATTGAAAATGTGAAAAAAGCCATTACCGATAAAACTAAGATCATTGCTTTAGCGATCGTTACCAATGTTATGGGGTATGTCATTCCCATCCATGAGATTACCGCTTTAGCGCATAAACAAAATATTGTTGTCGTTTGCGATGGAGCACAGTCAGTGCCGCATATCAAAACCGACGTAGTCGCTGATGATATCGACTTTTTAGCATTCTCAGGCCATAAGATGTGTGGTCCAACCGGGATCGGTGTGCTCTATGGCAAGATGGCTTTATTAGAAGACATGAAACCAGTACGTTATGGCGGCGGTTCAAATGCCCGCTATGAAGCGGATGGGGAGTTATCCCTCAAGAGTATTCCTTATCGCTTTGAATCCGGCACTCCGAATATTGAAGGTGTCATTGGCTTAGGCGCTGCCGCATGTTATCTTGAAAGCATCGGCATTGAAAACATCCATGCTTACGAAATAGAGTTACGTAAGTATGCCATTGAAAAACTGAAACAGGTTGATAAAGTCGAATTATATAACCCTGAAGCGACGGGTGCTATTGCGATGAATATTAAAGGGGTCTTCTCACAGGATGCTTCTTCTTTATTCAACACGTATGGCATCGCTGTGCGCGCAGGGAACCACTGTGCGAAAATCTTAAAAGATTTCCTGCATGTCAATGCGACAGTCAGAGCTTCTTTATATTTCTATAATACGAAAGAAGATATCGACACATTTGTAGAAGTATGTAAGAAAGGAGATGACTTCTTAGATGCGTTCTTTGGATAA
- a CDS encoding SufB/SufD family protein: MNLKISYDHYIVINDGQVTGSNLPDNVSFDHETLTLNLGAPITLHVIVILTHDYTLHYHVGAHTKAEVIETRIMNADATLMRDFVIDENASFHLFNENGGNDLHTQNYVDTGTIARDARVEMGYAELSEAQVNADYHYHLTGVNASMHVRMAILAKDEQRKKYRINIEHNAPHTTGVMDNYGVAKDRAHLDLDGLGTIKKGNNGSESHQTNKIMVFDPTCFASANPYLFIDEYDVAASHAAAVGRMDEEHLYYLQSRGLTKRQAMQLITYGYLKPVIEIVDNENLKERFEEALTKVGA; this comes from the coding sequence ATGAATCTCAAAATTAGTTATGATCATTACATCGTTATTAACGATGGCCAAGTGACAGGGTCGAACCTTCCCGACAATGTCTCTTTTGATCATGAAACTTTAACCTTAAATTTAGGCGCCCCAATTACCTTACACGTGATTGTCATTTTAACTCATGACTACACTTTACATTATCATGTGGGTGCGCATACGAAAGCAGAAGTCATTGAAACGCGTATTATGAACGCTGATGCCACGCTGATGCGTGACTTCGTCATTGATGAAAATGCATCCTTCCATCTCTTTAATGAAAATGGCGGAAATGATTTACATACGCAAAACTATGTTGATACCGGGACAATTGCTCGTGATGCAAGAGTGGAAATGGGCTACGCTGAATTATCAGAAGCGCAGGTCAATGCCGATTATCATTATCATTTAACGGGTGTCAATGCGTCAATGCATGTCCGCATGGCAATTCTGGCAAAAGATGAGCAACGCAAAAAATATCGTATCAATATCGAACATAATGCTCCCCATACAACTGGCGTGATGGATAACTATGGGGTTGCTAAAGATCGTGCACACTTAGATCTCGATGGTTTAGGCACGATTAAGAAAGGCAATAACGGCAGTGAATCGCATCAGACCAATAAGATTATGGTCTTTGATCCTACTTGCTTTGCATCGGCTAATCCTTATTTATTTATCGATGAATATGATGTAGCGGCTTCGCATGCTGCCGCGGTTGGCCGGATGGATGAAGAACATCTCTACTATTTACAGAGCCGCGGCCTTACCAAACGTCAGGCCATGCAGCTCATTACATATGGTTATCTTAAACCAGTTATTGAAATCGTCGATAACGAAAATCTCAAAGAACGCTTTGAAGAAGCGTTGACAAAGGTAGGTGCTTAA
- the sufC gene encoding Fe-S cluster assembly ATPase SufC: MSVLDIKDLHVSVEDKEILKGINLTIKTGETHALMGPNGNGKSTLLSTIMGHPKYTVTSGSITLDGEDVLAMSVDERARKGLFLGMQYPEAIPGVTNSDFLRAAINARREEPMKLFQFIRKLDSAIDELQMDENLAHRYLNEGFSGGEKKRNEILQMKLLNPKFALLDEIDSGLDVDALKIVSDAINNMKSDELGLVIVSHYDRLYELVKPTHVHVLVDGKIVVDGGYEIAERINKEGFEWVKELGVELKEEQDENIKGVPSMLGTCAAKVVTDESQN, from the coding sequence ATGTCAGTATTAGATATTAAGGATCTCCATGTCAGTGTGGAAGACAAGGAGATTTTGAAAGGAATAAATCTAACTATAAAAACTGGGGAAACCCATGCATTAATGGGCCCAAATGGAAACGGAAAGTCAACCTTACTTTCCACGATTATGGGTCATCCAAAATATACCGTGACATCAGGCTCCATTACTTTAGATGGGGAAGATGTGTTAGCCATGAGCGTTGATGAAAGAGCGAGAAAGGGCCTTTTCTTAGGAATGCAGTATCCCGAAGCGATTCCTGGTGTAACCAACAGTGATTTCTTACGGGCGGCAATCAATGCGCGTCGTGAGGAACCAATGAAACTGTTCCAGTTTATTCGTAAACTTGACAGTGCGATCGATGAATTACAGATGGATGAAAACTTAGCCCATCGTTATTTAAATGAAGGCTTCTCAGGCGGGGAAAAGAAACGTAATGAAATCCTGCAAATGAAGCTTTTAAATCCTAAATTTGCTTTGCTGGATGAAATTGATTCAGGCTTAGACGTTGATGCCTTAAAGATCGTCAGCGATGCTATTAATAATATGAAGTCAGATGAATTAGGATTAGTCATCGTATCACATTATGATCGTCTTTATGAATTAGTCAAACCAACACATGTGCATGTCTTAGTAGATGGCAAGATCGTGGTTGATGGCGGTTATGAAATTGCGGAACGTATTAATAAGGAAGGCTTTGAATGGGTCAAAGAACTAGGCGTTGAACTTAAGGAAGAACAAGACGAAAATATCAAAGGCGTACCTTCAATGTTAGGCACTTGCGCCGCAAAGGTTGTCACTGATGAATCTCAAAATTAG